One Myripristis murdjan chromosome 18, fMyrMur1.1, whole genome shotgun sequence DNA window includes the following coding sequences:
- the tmem185 gene encoding transmembrane protein 185-like: MNLRGLFQDFNPSKFLIYSCLLLFSVLLSLRLDGVIHWSYWAVFTPIWLWKLLVIIGASVGTGVWAHNPQYRAEGETCVEFKAMLIAVGLHVLLLMFEVLVCDRVARGNYFWLLVFMPLFFVSPVSVAACVWGFRHDRSLELEVLCSVNILQFIFIALKLDTIINWPWLVVCVPLWILMSFLCLVVLYYIIWSVLFLRSIDIIAEQRRTHITMAISWMTIVVPLLTFEILLVHKLDGHNKLSYVCVFVPLWLSLLTLMATTFGQKGGNHWWFGIRKDFCHFLLELLPFLREYGNVSYDLQRSEDPEAVEDLPVPEPPPKIAPMFHKKTGVVITQSPGKYFVPPPKLCIDMPD, translated from the exons ATGAATTTGAGAGGACTCTTTCAAGATTTCAATCCGAG TAAGTTCCTGATCTACTCATGCCTGCTGCTGTTCTCCGTGTTGCTGTCCCTGAGGTTGGACGGAGTCATCCACTGGAGCTACTGGGCTGTATTCACCCCAATATGGCTGTGGAAGCTCCTGGTCATCATCGGGGCCTCAGTGGGCACCGGGGTGTGGGCGCACAACCCCCAGTACAG GGCTGAAGGGGAGACATGCGTGGAGTTCAAGGCCATGCTGATAGCGGTGGGCCTCCACgtcctgctgctgatgtttgaGGTGCTCGTGTGTGACCGCGTGGCGAGGGGAAACTACTTCTGGCTGCTGGTCTTCATGCCTCTCTTCTTCGTGTCACCCGTGTCTGTGGCGGCCTGCGTCTGGGGGTTCAGGCACGACCGCTCCCTCGAG ctggaGGTGCTGTGCTCGGTCAACATTCTCCAGTTTATCTTCATCGCTCTGAAGCTGGACACGATCATCAACTGGCCCTGGCTG gTGGTATGTGTCCCCCTCTGGATCCTGATGTCCTTCCTGTGCCTTGTTGTCCTCTACTACATCATCTGGTCCGTCCTCTTCCTCCGCTCCATTGACATCATCGCAGAGCAGCGCCGCACTCACATCACCATGGCAATCAGCTGGATGACCATCGTCGTGCCCCTCCTCACCTTTGAG ATCCTTTTGGTCCACAAGCTGGATGGCCACAACAAGTTgagttacgtgtgtgtgttcgttccTCTCTGGCTCTCCCTGCTCACACTCATGGCCACCACCTTCGGTCAGAAAGGAGGAAACCACT GGTGGTTTGGCATCCGGAAGGACTTCTGCCACTTCCTGTTGGAGCTCCTCCCCTTCCTGCGAGAATACGGCAACGTGTCGTACGACCTTCAGCGCAGCGAAGACCCCGAGGCGGTCGAGGATCTACCCGTCCCCGAGCCGCCACCAAAGATCGCCCCCATGTTCCACAAGAAGACCGGCGTGGTGATCACCCAGAGCCCCGGGAAGTACTTCGTCCCCCCGCCTAAACTCTGCATCGACATGCCCGACtaa